AAGCGCGATTCTTAAAGCATGCAAAGTACGCCTGAGACCTGTTTTGATGACAGCACTCGTTGCGAGTTTGGGATTTTTGCCGATGGCACTATCGACGAGCGACGGTGCGGAAGTTCAGCGTCCGCTCGCAACCGTCGTCATTGGAGGACTGGTCACTTCAACGGCGCTGACGCTCTTCGTCTTGCCAACGGTTTATGAGTGGGCGGAGCGGCGACGCAAACCAGCTTAGCAGCGCTACATGACCTATCAAGGGACTGCCGAAATGATGAACAAAAAAGTAAGGCGGGTGTGTAAGACCCGCCCTTATCGCTACGCTGCAAAGTATGCCGCAGGGCTTAGACAATTCCTTTGACCATTCCTGCCCAGTAGAAG
The nucleotide sequence above comes from Chloroherpetonaceae bacterium. Encoded proteins:
- a CDS encoding efflux RND transporter permease subunit yields the protein SAILKACKVRLRPVLMTALVASLGFLPMALSTSDGAEVQRPLATVVIGGLVTSTALTLFVLPTVYEWAERRRKPA